In the genome of Anaerolineae bacterium, one region contains:
- a CDS encoding S8 family peptidase, whose product MSADVPSSGEGKVRGGLPARLAAMGAQEPVRVIVRYRDVQAKQTSRAARTRALAPVREYTIIPASAMVVPREAIEELVQDPNVEAVWEDLPVHTMLDVSVPHIGVPRIWAEGNRGRGIKVAVVDTGIDETHPDFEGRILATRSFTGEPARDGHGHGTHVASIIAGSGKASNGRYVGVAPEASLLVAKVLRNDGSGFMSDVMSGIDWAVDQGAQVINLSLGSDGACDGTDALSVTCDAAVARGIVVCVAAGNAGPGPKTVGSPGCARNVITVGASTDNDTIASFSSRGPTLDGRVKPDIVFPGQNIIAARAKGTSMGSPQGEFYTSASGTSMATPHCSGAAALLLAAEPSLTPAQVKQRLMFTAVNLGLDPNSQGAGRADVYAAVHPGVPVPEPTPTPEPTPTPNPPGCLEAVLRLLRPRQL is encoded by the coding sequence ATGAGCGCTGATGTCCCGTCCAGCGGAGAAGGGAAAGTTCGAGGGGGATTGCCAGCCCGATTGGCTGCGATGGGCGCGCAGGAGCCAGTGCGCGTGATCGTGCGCTATCGGGATGTTCAAGCCAAGCAGACGTCACGGGCAGCCCGTACGCGAGCCTTGGCCCCGGTCCGTGAGTACACCATCATCCCGGCCAGCGCGATGGTGGTGCCGCGGGAGGCGATTGAGGAGCTGGTCCAAGATCCTAACGTCGAGGCGGTGTGGGAAGATCTTCCGGTACACACCATGTTGGATGTGTCCGTACCGCATATCGGAGTGCCCAGGATATGGGCCGAAGGGAATCGCGGCCGCGGGATCAAGGTTGCCGTGGTGGACACCGGCATTGACGAGACGCATCCAGATTTCGAGGGGCGCATCCTCGCTACGCGTAGCTTCACCGGCGAGCCGGCTCGCGATGGGCACGGTCACGGGACCCATGTGGCCAGCATCATCGCTGGTAGCGGCAAGGCTAGCAACGGCAGATATGTGGGCGTGGCACCTGAGGCGTCGCTATTGGTGGCTAAGGTCCTGCGCAACGATGGCAGCGGCTTCATGAGCGACGTGATGTCAGGGATAGATTGGGCGGTAGATCAGGGTGCCCAGGTGATCAACTTGTCGCTGGGAAGCGACGGCGCCTGCGACGGCACCGATGCCCTCTCGGTCACCTGTGACGCGGCGGTAGCGCGGGGGATCGTGGTATGTGTGGCTGCGGGCAATGCCGGGCCAGGGCCGAAGACGGTAGGCTCACCGGGGTGTGCCCGCAACGTCATCACGGTCGGGGCATCCACCGACAATGATACGATTGCCTCGTTTTCCTCGCGTGGGCCCACGCTGGACGGCCGGGTGAAGCCGGACATCGTCTTCCCTGGGCAAAACATCATTGCCGCGCGGGCGAAGGGCACCAGCATGGGCAGCCCTCAAGGGGAATTCTATACCTCTGCCTCCGGAACTAGCATGGCAACACCCCATTGCTCCGGCGCAGCGGCGTTGTTGTTGGCGGCAGAGCCATCGCTGACGCCTGCCCAGGTGAAGCAGCGGTTGATGTTCACCGCGGTAAACCTGGGGTTGGATCCGAATAGCCAGGGGGCTGGCCGAGCCGATGTTTACGCCGCGGTCCATCCGGGTGTGCCGGTTCCGGAGCCTACGCCTACGCCTGAGCCCACGCCGACACCCAACCCGCCTGGGTGTCTGGAGGCTGTCTTGCGCCTCCTTCGCCCTCGCCAGCTTTGA
- the murJ gene encoding murein biosynthesis integral membrane protein MurJ — MTQTASARGLRQLARAAVTVMVMFVLSRIAGLAREIVISARFGTSAELDAYLAAFRLPDLLFQLVAGGALGSAFIPAFTERLVQADHRSAWRMASSVVNWVFVLMTLLALLIAALAQPLIAHVVAPGFPPEQQRLTATLMRWMLIATVVFGVSGIVMGILNACQHFLLPALAPVVYNLAIIAGAWFLAPRWGAHGLVIGAVAGAFGHLLVQLPGLWRQGALYIPTLSARDPAVREVGKLMAPRVLGLAAVQVNFLVNTILASQLPAGSLAALNYAWLLMLLPQGVIAQAVATAAFPTFATQVAHRAHEEMRATLNAILRVILLLTAPASVGLIVLRMPLVRLLLERGAFDTDSTAAVTYALAFYAAGLVSHSVVEVVSRAFYALHDTWTPVWVGLTAMTLNVALSLLLVHPLGHGGLALANTLATTIEMLGLLELMRRRLRGLGAWTLVQSAIRAGVAALLMGTLVWIWQRGWGNGSAWWASLSGILVGMITYVGALWALSRGEARALWRVMRRSS, encoded by the coding sequence ATGACTCAGACGGCCAGCGCCCGCGGCCTTCGCCAGCTCGCGCGCGCGGCGGTGACGGTGATGGTCATGTTCGTCCTCTCCCGGATCGCCGGCCTTGCCCGCGAGATAGTCATCAGCGCGCGCTTTGGCACCTCGGCCGAGCTAGACGCCTATTTGGCCGCCTTTCGCCTGCCTGACCTCCTGTTTCAACTCGTGGCCGGTGGGGCGCTCGGGTCAGCCTTCATTCCCGCTTTTACTGAACGTCTGGTGCAGGCGGATCATCGCTCAGCCTGGCGCATGGCCAGCTCTGTAGTCAATTGGGTGTTCGTCTTGATGACCTTGCTGGCGCTGTTAATCGCTGCGCTGGCCCAGCCGCTGATCGCCCACGTGGTCGCGCCCGGGTTCCCACCCGAGCAGCAGAGGCTCACAGCTACCCTCATGCGCTGGATGCTGATCGCCACGGTCGTCTTCGGCGTCAGCGGGATCGTGATGGGCATCCTGAACGCCTGCCAGCATTTCTTGTTGCCGGCCCTGGCGCCAGTGGTCTATAACCTCGCGATCATCGCAGGGGCATGGTTTCTCGCACCCCGGTGGGGAGCGCACGGCCTGGTCATCGGCGCGGTGGCCGGCGCGTTCGGCCATCTGCTCGTGCAGCTTCCTGGCCTGTGGCGCCAGGGTGCCCTCTATATCCCCACGCTGAGCGCGCGCGATCCGGCCGTACGCGAGGTGGGGAAGCTCATGGCGCCCCGGGTGCTGGGCCTGGCCGCTGTACAGGTTAATTTTTTGGTGAACACCATCCTCGCCTCTCAATTGCCTGCCGGCAGCTTGGCGGCGCTGAATTACGCCTGGCTGTTAATGCTGCTGCCGCAAGGGGTGATCGCGCAGGCGGTAGCCACGGCGGCCTTCCCTACCTTCGCCACCCAGGTGGCCCATCGAGCGCACGAGGAGATGCGCGCGACGCTGAACGCGATCCTGCGAGTGATCCTGCTGCTGACCGCGCCGGCAAGCGTCGGGCTGATCGTGCTCCGTATGCCCCTGGTACGCCTGCTGTTGGAACGGGGAGCCTTTGATACCGACTCCACGGCTGCGGTGACCTATGCGCTGGCCTTTTACGCAGCCGGCCTAGTCTCCCACAGCGTGGTGGAGGTCGTCAGCCGGGCTTTTTATGCACTGCATGACACATGGACGCCAGTCTGGGTGGGGCTGACGGCGATGACGCTCAACGTTGCGCTGAGTTTGCTCCTGGTGCATCCCTTGGGACATGGAGGGCTAGCGCTGGCGAACACCCTGGCGACCACCATCGAGATGTTGGGATTGCTGGAGCTGATGCGACGTCGGCTGAGGGGATTGGGCGCCTGGACGCTAGTGCAGAGCGCGATACGGGCGGGAGTGGCGGCCTTGCTCATGGGGACGTTAGTGTGGATATGGCAACGGGGATGGGGCAACGGTTCAGCGTGGTGGGCGAGCTTATCTGGCATCTTGGTAGGGATGATCACCTACGTGGGGGCACTATGGGCTCTCTCACGCGGCGAGGCGCGTGCACTGTGGCGAGTGATGCGCCGAAGCTCTTGA